A window of the Thunnus albacares chromosome 15, fThuAlb1.1, whole genome shotgun sequence genome harbors these coding sequences:
- the clec14a gene encoding C-type lectin domain family 14 member A — protein MASWLSSCCIYLWIITLLRGVSAEPASTPKYILNRNEVSFNQAKIKCSPGVLTTLATKQEVADVLQLVSTGSPLEKTRFTYWVGLQKPKNECIVSELPLKGFKWMADGGEEMEMSRWKEEPKGTCTTVRCAVLTGELDRSTVSSWGLLSVSCKTESQFICKLADGQTVRRPEDLTPEPATPESKPPTPESKPPTPESKPATPESKPPTPESKPATPESKPATPESKPPTPKSKPAAPESKPATPEPEPEPDAGPESDSCIHPVASIRSLSLHPNDSSRILVECWSSVQLELHCSGRPAVWRLQDDSPANFTAICLPCIDGFKKDTSGNCVDIDECGGGGGPCRHTCLNTQGSYKCVCSDQDGEYHDEDSQVCTGNLIWVIVAVAALIVLVVVIAVTVKCCLMRRSKKRAMKKAEKMDMDSKDGKDSFETANEKTTT, from the coding sequence CCCTGCTCAGAGGCGTCTCTGCTGAGCCGGCCTCGACGCCAAAATACATCCTCAACCGCAATGAGGTCAGCTTCAATCAGGCCAAAATTAAGTGTTCCCCTGGTGTCCTCACCACGCTCGCAACCAAGCAGGAGGTCGCCGACGTCCTCCAGCTGGTCTCCACGGGATCACCTCTGGAGAAGACAAGATTCACCTACTGGGTTGGACTGCAGAAGCCCAAGAACGAGTGCATCGTGTCTGAGCTGCCACTGAAAGGGTTCAAGTGGATGGCGGACGGTGGCGAGGAGATGGAGATGAGCCGCTGGAAGGAGGAGCCAAAGGGAACCTGCACCACGGTTCGATGCGCGGTACTGACAGGGGAGTTAGACAGGTCGACTGTCAGCAGCTGGGGTCTGCTCTCCGTCAGCTGTAAGACCGAGAGCCAGTTCATCTGCAAGCTGGCAGACGGACAGACAGTACGGAGACCTGAGGACCTAACACCAGAACCAGCTACACCTGAATCTAAACCACCTACACCTGAATCTAAACCACCTACACCTGAATCTAAACCTGCTACACCTGAATCTAAACCACCTACACCTGAATCTAAACCTGCTACACCTGAATCTAAACCTGCTACACCTGAATCTAAACCACCTACACCTAAATCTAAACCAGCTGCACCTGAATCTAAACCAGCTACACCTGAACCAGAACCTGAGCCTGACGCTGGACCAGAGTCGGACTCGTGCATCCACCCAGTCGCCTCCATTCGTTCCCTCAGTCTGCACCCGAACGACAGCAGCAGGATCCTGGTGGAGTGCTGGTCGTCGGTCCAGCTGGAGCTGCACTGCTCGGGCCGTCCTGCCGTGTGGCGTCTGCAGGACGACTCTCCCGCCAACTTCACCGCCATCTGTCTGCCGTGCATCGACGGCTTTAAGAAAGACACTTCTGGAAACTGTGTGGACATTGATGAgtgcggcggcggcggcggcccctgcagacacacctgcctGAACACACAGGGCTCCTACAAGTGCGTCTGCTCTGACCAGGACGGGGAATACCATGACGAGGACTCGCAAGTGTGCACAGGCAACCTGATCTGGGTGATTGTTGCCGTGGCTGCGCTGATCGTGCTGGTGGTGGTCATCGCGGTGACGGTGAAGTGTTGCCTGATGAGGCGGTCGAAGAAACGCGCCATGAAGAAAGCGGAGAAGATGGACATGGACAGCAAGGACGGCAAGGATTCCTTCGAAACAGCCAATGAGAAGACGACAACATGA